GCCCGCAACGCCGACGGCGAGATAGGCTTCAACCTCCGGGTCGGCGGCGGGCTCTCGGACGGGCCGCGCATGGCCTCGGACATAGACGTGTTCGTGAGGCCGGAGGACGCCGTGGAGATAACCCGCGGCATCGCAAAGGTTTTCGGGGAGCTCGGCAACCGCAACAACCGCTGGCTTGCGAGGATGCGCTACCTGGTGCAGGAACTCGGACCGGAGCGGTTCCGCGCCGAACTCGAAGCGCGGGTCAACATCCCGCTCGAACCCGCCGGGGAGGACCTGACGAACGGCTACCGGGGGGATCACACCGGGGTTCACGAGCAGCGCGACGGCAACTTCTACGTCGGCCTGAACGTCCCAGTCGGCCGGATGAGCGGCCTTGAGTTCGAGGAGGCCGGTCGGCTGGCCGAGGAGTACGGCCGGGACGTGCGCCTCGCAACCGACCAGAACCTCATCATCACCGGGGTTCCGGCGGACAGGCTCGACGACCTGCTCGCCGAAGAGCTGCTCGTGAAGTATTCCCCGAACCCGGGGCCGTTCAGCCGGGGCATCGTGGCCTGCACCGGGACGGAGTTCTGCCGCTTCGCCATCGTGGAGACAAAGATGCGGGCGGTCAGGTGGGCGCGTGAGATGGACGAGCGCGTCGGCGACGAGGTAAAAGAGGCCGGGCAGGACGTGGTGCGGATGCACTTCTCTGGGTGCTCGGCGAGCTGCGCTCAGCCCCAGATCGGGGACATCGGCTTCCGGGGCGAGACCGCCAAGGACCGCAGGGGGCTTGTCGAGGGCGTGGACATCGGGATGGGCGGTTCGCTCGGCCACGACGCCGCCTTTATAGACTGGGTCGAGGGTGCAAAGCCCGTCGAGGAGGTTCCGGACGCCCTTGAGCGGGTCTTTTTGGCCTTCAAGGACGACCACAACGAGGGCGAGAAGTTCCACGAGTGGGCGCGGCGCAAGGACAACCCCGAGCTGCGCGACATCCTCCGGGACAGACAGACCACCGGGGCGAGGGGGTAGCGCGTGGCCGGTTTCGACATTCGCGACATGATGAGCTCCGTCGAGGAAGCGCCGGGCAAGGTGTGGTTCTGGGACCTTGAAAAAGCCGTTATAGACGCCGACCGCTGCGTGCAGTGCGGGGCGTGCGTGGCGGCCTGCCCGACCGACTCCATCGGCATCGCCGACGACGACCTGCCGACGCTCGTAAAGATGTGCACGGGGTGTTCTCTGTGCTGGGACTTCTGCCCGAGGGGCGGGATGCGCCACGAGGCGACCTGGAAGCTCGACGACGCGGAGCTTGAAGGCGAAGAACTCTTCCGGGAGGAGACCGAGAAAGAGGAGAACGACGAGAGCCTCGACCGGCTGGAGGACCAGAACCTGGAGAAGATCACGGGCGACAACGCCGCCGCGGCCCGCGCTCGCGGCCTCGGTCTGCCGCAGGGCATCTCCGGCACCGGGCTCGGGACGGTGCGCGAGACGTACACCGCAAGGGTCAAAAAAGACCTCCCCGGAGTTCAGGACGGCGGCGTGGTCAGCGCGCTGCTGATATCGCTGCTGGAGAACGACGAGATAGACGGTGCGCTTCTCGCCCGCGAGAGCAAGACCGAGGCGTGGAAGGGCGAGGCTTTTCTCGCGACCACGCCGCAGGACGTAATAGACTGCGCCGGGTCGTTCTACAACCAGACGCTCGCGCTCGGCCACCTCGACCTGAAGGGCTACGACCTGCCCCCGAACCCGCGCATCGCGGTCGTGGGCACGCCGTGCGAGACGGAGGCGATAAAGGCGATGCAGGCGCGTCCGTGGACCTGGGGCTCGTCGCAGGTCGAGGCCGTTACCCTGACCATCGCGCTGCTCTGCACCAAGTCCTTTGACTACGAGCGGCTGATGGTTGAGGAGGTCTCCAGGGAGCGGGGTGTTCCGCTCTCCGACATCGGGCGGGTGGACATCATCCGGGGCAAGTTCATCGTGCAGGGCCACGACGGCGAGACCATCTTCGAGGAGCCCATAAAGAACTTCCACGGCGCGGCCCTGAAGGGCTGCGACGAGTGCGCGGACTTCATGGGACACGCGGCGGACATCTCGGTCGGGAGCGTCGGGAGCGCGGACGGCTACTCCTCGGTTCTCGTGAGGTCCGAAGAAGGCGTGATGGCCTTCGAGAACGTCCGGGAGAAGCTTGAGATGCGCGACCTCGATAACCCGGAGGCTCTGGACAAGCTGGACGGTCTGGACAAGAGGATCGCCCTGAAGACCCTTCAGCGCGAGTTCGACCCGGACGCGCCGCTTTTCATAGACTTCGAGGAGCATCTGGAGAACTACGCCGGGACCGACCGCGCCCCGGTCGTTCACGATGCTGTGAGGTACTAATTGACGGTCTACGCCGAACCCGAGACGGAGAACCTTGAGCTTTCGCCGCCGGAGGAGCCGCTGCGCCTGAAGCTCCAGACTCGCGCCGAACTCGAAGGCGATCCGCCCGCCGGGAACGCAAAGGTGAAGGACGCGAGGTTTCTCGCCCAGCCGCTCTGGCGCGCCTGGGGCGGGGAGCTGCGGGCGCGCGGGATGCAGCGGCGACACTTCTTCGCCATCGCCCGGGGATACTCGGCCGAGATCCGGCTCTGGGTTGTCGGGGAGCGTCCCTGGGAACACTGCGTCTCCGGCCTCGCCGGGCGCGTCCGGCGGAGGCTCGAAACCCGCGAGTGAGGGCGCGGGAGGGATTTTTCTGTATCAAACGGTATCATGTAATGTGGTCTACGCGGACCATGCGAGATGTAGAACACCGAAAAGGCAACGACGGCCAAGCGAGGTTTCCTGATTTGACGGTAGATACGAAAAGGTGGCAGACAAGCACGCCGCACGGGGGCAGCCTCGTGGACCGGCGGGCGCCGGAGGATGAGCGCGAGGAGCGCAGGCGGCAGGCCGGAGAGTACAAAAAGGTCTCCGTCGGGGCGCGGCAACTCTCCGACCTCGAGATGATCTCGACGGGGGTTTTCTCCCCGATCACGGGCTTCATGACCCGGGAGGACTACACCTCCGTCGTGGATACGATGCACCTGAAGGACGGAAACGTCTGGAGTCTCCCCATAACCCTCTCTGCCGGGGACGAAGCGAACGCGATCTCCGAGGGTGAGGAGATCTCCCTGACCGACGGCGACGGGCGCATCGTCGCCACGATGCTGGTCGAGGACAAGTTTTCCTACGACAAAAAGCACGAGGCCAAAGAGGTCTACCGCACCGACGATGAGGCCCACCCCGGCGTTGCGAACGTCTACGCGCAGGGAGATACGCTTCTCGGCGGCCCGGTTACGCTTGTAGAGGACGAGCCGAACCCGCGCCCGTTCCCGGCGTACTACTTCGAACCCGCCGAGCTTCGCCGGGCATTCGAGGCGAAGGGCTGGAAGACGATAGTCGGTTTTCAGACCCGCAACCCCGTCCACCGGGCTCACGAGTACATCCAGAAAAGCGCGCTTGAGATCGTGGACGGCCTGCTCCTGAACCCGCTTGTCGGGGAGACGAAGTCCGACGACATAAGCGCGCCGGTCAGGATGAAGTCCTACGAGGTTATCCTCGAGCGGTACTTCCCGCAGGACCGGACGATGCTCGCTGTCTTCCCGGCGGCGATGCGCTACGCCGGGCCGCGCGAGGCCGTCTTCCACGCGATGTGCCGCAAAAACTACGGCTGCACGCACTTTATAATCGGGCGCGACCACGCCGGGGTCGGAAGCTACTACGGGACCTATGACGCCCAGCACATCTTCGACGAGTTCAGCGATGACGAGCTCGGTATCACGCTCCTCAAGTACGAGCACGCCTTCTGGTGCAAGCGCACCATGCAGATGGCGACCACCAAAACCACCCCGAGCACCCCGGAGGAGCAGGTCTTTCTCTCCGGCACGAAGGTCCGGGAGATGCTCGCCCGCGGGGAGTACCCGCCAAAGGAGTTCTCCCGCCCCGAGGTGGTGAAGGTCCTTATCGAAGGGCTCGAAGCCGAGGGCAAGGCGACTTTCAAAAAGTAACGGGAACAACGGCGGGGCCGGCCGCAGAAAACAGGGATTTGACGGCCCCGTATCTTTTATCTATAAATCGAGTAGAGAAAACAGGAGGTAGAGCATGGCAGGAACGGCTAACGGTCGGGGTTTCACGTTGTGGTTCACGGGGCTCTCTGGGTCCGGGAAGTCCACGATCTCCGAGATAGTGGAGCTGGAGCTTCAGGCTCGGCTCGGCGGGGTAGAGGTTCTCGACGGCGACGTGGTCCGGACGAACCTCTCCAAAGGGCTCGGGTTCAGCCGGGAGGACCGGGACACGAACATTCTGCGCATAGGGTTCGTATCGAACCTTCTCACCAGAAACGGCGTCGGGGTCATCGTATCGGCCATCTCGCCGTTCAGGGAGGCCCGGGAGGACGTTCGGGAGATGATCGGGGAGGACTTCATCGAGGTCTTTATAGATGCCCCGGTCGAGGTCTGCGCCGAGCGCGACGTGAAGGGTCTCTACGCAAAGGCCTACAGCGGTGAGATAGCTCAGTTCACCGGCGTCTCCGACCCGTACGAGGCCCCCGAAAACCCGGAGCTTCACGTCCACACGGACCGGGAGCCAAAGGAAGAGAGCGCGGCCCGCGTTATCGAGTACCTTGAAAAGAACGGCTACCTCACCCCGGTCGAGAGCTCCGTCAAGGGCTAGTTTCAAGACCGCAGGGTCTCCGGGGGCACCGGAGGCCCGGTAGTTCCATCCCCGCTCTCGCACCCGGCTGCGAGGTCGGGGTTTTACTTTTCTTCCGCTGTTTTCCGTGTCGAAACCCTCTAAGGCGGGAAACATCTTGCAGTGGGACACCGTAGTCTCACCGGACGGTGCGGCTCTGATCCCCGGAAAATCCGGGCTTGCCGGGCGGCTTCGATGTTCGTTGAACGGCTGGTCCTTTAAAAGGAGGCAACTCAGTTGAGTAGAGATACAGGCATGAACCCGGATATCGGGGGTCTGTGATGGGTGGCGGTGCGGATGCGGCGGCCTCGGTCAACTTCCCGATCTGGGCCTGGTTTTTCTTTGTCGGGCTGGTGGCGCTGCTGCTCTTTATAGACCTGTTCGTGCTGCACCGGAAGGCGCGGGAGATACCTTTCGGCGAGGCTCTGGTGCTCTCGGGGGCCTGGATCACGATCTCGATTCTGTTCGGCGGGTTTATCTGGGCCCTGTCCAGCCCGGCGGTTGCGGCGGAGTATTACGCCGCGTACCTTGTCGAGTGGTCGCTGTCTCTGGACAACGTCTTTGTGTTCTCGGTGATCTTCACAAGCTTCGCCGTGCCGAGGGAGTACCGCTATCACGTTCTTTTCTGGGGGGTGATGGGGGCGCTGGTCTTCCGGGCCGTCTTTGTCGCCGTCGGGATAAGCCTGCTCTCGGCGTTTGCGTGGCTGGTCTTTGTGTTCGGGGCGTTTCTGATCTTCACCGGGATAAGAATGTTCCGTCGCAGCGAGAGCGGCTCGGGGGGCGACCCGAAGAACAACCGCGTGCTCAGGGTCTTCCGGCGTTTCTTTCCGGCGACGGAGGAGTATCACGGGGATAACTTCTTTGTCCGGATGAACGGCAAGCGTTACGCGACGCCGCTTCTGGCAGTGCTGGTCGTTATAGAAGCCTCCGACCTGCTCTTCGCCATAGACTCCGTCCCGGCGGTGCTATCCATAACCTCCAACACGTTTATCGCGTACTCGGCGGTGGTGTTCGCCGTTCTCGGCCTGAGGGCGCTGTACTTCGCGCTCGAAGGTCTCGTCGACCGCTTTATATACCTGCACTACGGTCTGGCGGCGATCCTTGTCTTTGTCGGTACGAAGTTCATCCTGGAAGGCTTCGGGGTCCATCTCCCGGTAGCGGCCTCGCTGCTCCCGATAGCGGCTATCATCGGGATCTCGATCGGCTACTCGCTCTACGTTACCCGGGGCGGCGGTGGCGGGAACAGGCCCAGCCGGGTCCGGTAAACCACCTGTAACGCGAAAAAACCTCCCCCGTCCGGTGTCGAGCAGGTCGCACCGGGCGGGGGTTTCGCGCGGGCACGCGATGGCAATTGCCTCCGTCAAACAGGTAAAATACCCGGCTAGACGTATGATGGAAAAGCCAGGGAA
This sequence is a window from Rubrobacter indicoceani. Protein-coding genes within it:
- a CDS encoding nitrite/sulfite reductase, with the protein product MRSLRYSQDELNKQEKDKIERHPLEIYDAIRNTYADDLSKIHEVPGEMDRLKWAGIYPQKQGGDNFMMRVKVPGGVLTAEQTKVIGKIAQDFAGGPQPNPVFGDNFLDITTRQDIQMHWFAMSDIPKIWDRLEAAGMTTVEACGDCARNVLSCPVSGLGKDEVIDALPVAREVSDFFTGNWEYGNLPRKFKMSITGCCEDCAQAEINDVGMLPARNADGEIGFNLRVGGGLSDGPRMASDIDVFVRPEDAVEITRGIAKVFGELGNRNNRWLARMRYLVQELGPERFRAELEARVNIPLEPAGEDLTNGYRGDHTGVHEQRDGNFYVGLNVPVGRMSGLEFEEAGRLAEEYGRDVRLATDQNLIITGVPADRLDDLLAEELLVKYSPNPGPFSRGIVACTGTEFCRFAIVETKMRAVRWAREMDERVGDEVKEAGQDVVRMHFSGCSASCAQPQIGDIGFRGETAKDRRGLVEGVDIGMGGSLGHDAAFIDWVEGAKPVEEVPDALERVFLAFKDDHNEGEKFHEWARRKDNPELRDILRDRQTTGARG
- a CDS encoding Coenzyme F420 hydrogenase/dehydrogenase, beta subunit C-terminal domain, whose protein sequence is MAGFDIRDMMSSVEEAPGKVWFWDLEKAVIDADRCVQCGACVAACPTDSIGIADDDLPTLVKMCTGCSLCWDFCPRGGMRHEATWKLDDAELEGEELFREETEKEENDESLDRLEDQNLEKITGDNAAAARARGLGLPQGISGTGLGTVRETYTARVKKDLPGVQDGGVVSALLISLLENDEIDGALLARESKTEAWKGEAFLATTPQDVIDCAGSFYNQTLALGHLDLKGYDLPPNPRIAVVGTPCETEAIKAMQARPWTWGSSQVEAVTLTIALLCTKSFDYERLMVEEVSRERGVPLSDIGRVDIIRGKFIVQGHDGETIFEEPIKNFHGAALKGCDECADFMGHAADISVGSVGSADGYSSVLVRSEEGVMAFENVREKLEMRDLDNPEALDKLDGLDKRIALKTLQREFDPDAPLFIDFEEHLENYAGTDRAPVVHDAVRY
- the sat gene encoding sulfate adenylyltransferase; the protein is MTVDTKRWQTSTPHGGSLVDRRAPEDEREERRRQAGEYKKVSVGARQLSDLEMISTGVFSPITGFMTREDYTSVVDTMHLKDGNVWSLPITLSAGDEANAISEGEEISLTDGDGRIVATMLVEDKFSYDKKHEAKEVYRTDDEAHPGVANVYAQGDTLLGGPVTLVEDEPNPRPFPAYYFEPAELRRAFEAKGWKTIVGFQTRNPVHRAHEYIQKSALEIVDGLLLNPLVGETKSDDISAPVRMKSYEVILERYFPQDRTMLAVFPAAMRYAGPREAVFHAMCRKNYGCTHFIIGRDHAGVGSYYGTYDAQHIFDEFSDDELGITLLKYEHAFWCKRTMQMATTKTTPSTPEEQVFLSGTKVREMLARGEYPPKEFSRPEVVKVLIEGLEAEGKATFKK
- the cysC gene encoding adenylyl-sulfate kinase — its product is MAGTANGRGFTLWFTGLSGSGKSTISEIVELELQARLGGVEVLDGDVVRTNLSKGLGFSREDRDTNILRIGFVSNLLTRNGVGVIVSAISPFREAREDVREMIGEDFIEVFIDAPVEVCAERDVKGLYAKAYSGEIAQFTGVSDPYEAPENPELHVHTDREPKEESAARVIEYLEKNGYLTPVESSVKG
- a CDS encoding TerC/Alx family metal homeostasis membrane protein — protein: MGGGADAAASVNFPIWAWFFFVGLVALLLFIDLFVLHRKAREIPFGEALVLSGAWITISILFGGFIWALSSPAVAAEYYAAYLVEWSLSLDNVFVFSVIFTSFAVPREYRYHVLFWGVMGALVFRAVFVAVGISLLSAFAWLVFVFGAFLIFTGIRMFRRSESGSGGDPKNNRVLRVFRRFFPATEEYHGDNFFVRMNGKRYATPLLAVLVVIEASDLLFAIDSVPAVLSITSNTFIAYSAVVFAVLGLRALYFALEGLVDRFIYLHYGLAAILVFVGTKFILEGFGVHLPVAASLLPIAAIIGISIGYSLYVTRGGGGGNRPSRVR